The following coding sequences lie in one Borreliella spielmanii genomic window:
- the rho gene encoding transcription termination factor Rho translates to MDKKNGGFDLENEIRRLDISKEFKIEDNFKKKVVKVVAKKDFSSNATKSADLSNAKDSNGVVFSEFEYDIPSSGLESSIKTLEQSNIIKFFNGKDYVEIEKLYDKPITEVRKIVEGLGTNHTIAVTMKKTELIFLLVKILSENNIDVLFTGVLDVLSDGYGFLRTASNSYLSGGNDVYVSPSQIRLFNLRTGDILYGQIRSPRDGERFFAMVKIKSINNQDPTFAQNRIPFDNLTPLYPNIKLNLEYENCNISTRLINLFSPIGKGQRALIVSPPKAGKTTLLQKIANAITTNYSDVILMILLIDERPEEVTDMIRSVKGEVIASNFDEQASRHVQVAEMVIEKAKRLVENKKDVVILLDSITRLARAYNQTMPTSGKILSGGVDSNALHKPKRFFGSARNIEEGGSLTIIATALVDTGSKMDEVIFEEFKSTGNMELILDRSLADRRLFPAINIKKSGTRKEELLLSEEERSKILLIRRILGGVDDYEGVEVLIEKMKKSKNNEIFLKTMSNGN, encoded by the coding sequence ATGGATAAAAAAAATGGTGGATTTGATTTAGAAAATGAAATAAGGCGGTTGGATATTTCTAAAGAGTTTAAGATTGAAGATAATTTTAAAAAAAAAGTGGTTAAAGTTGTTGCTAAAAAGGATTTTTCATCTAACGCGACAAAATCTGCAGATTTAAGTAATGCAAAGGATTCAAACGGTGTAGTATTTTCTGAATTTGAGTATGATATTCCTTCTTCAGGTTTAGAAAGTAGTATTAAAACTTTGGAACAAAGCAATATCATAAAGTTTTTTAATGGTAAAGATTATGTAGAGATTGAAAAACTTTATGACAAGCCAATTACAGAGGTTAGAAAAATTGTTGAAGGTCTTGGAACTAATCATACTATTGCTGTAACAATGAAAAAAACCGAATTAATATTTTTATTAGTAAAAATATTAAGTGAGAATAATATTGATGTGTTATTTACAGGTGTGCTTGACGTACTTAGCGATGGTTATGGGTTTTTGAGAACCGCATCAAATTCTTATCTTTCAGGAGGTAATGATGTTTATGTTTCTCCTTCTCAGATTAGACTTTTTAATTTAAGAACCGGTGATATTTTATATGGCCAAATTAGATCACCTAGAGATGGTGAGAGATTTTTTGCTATGGTTAAAATTAAATCTATTAATAATCAAGATCCTACGTTTGCTCAAAACAGAATACCTTTTGATAATTTAACCCCACTTTATCCTAATATTAAATTGAATCTTGAATATGAAAATTGCAATATTTCTACAAGACTTATTAATCTTTTTTCACCTATAGGTAAGGGACAAAGGGCTTTAATAGTTTCTCCTCCAAAAGCGGGGAAGACCACCTTACTTCAAAAAATAGCTAATGCAATAACTACTAATTATTCGGATGTTATTTTAATGATATTGCTTATTGATGAGAGGCCAGAAGAAGTTACAGATATGATTCGCAGTGTTAAAGGTGAAGTGATTGCATCTAATTTTGATGAGCAGGCTAGTAGGCATGTTCAGGTAGCAGAAATGGTTATTGAAAAGGCAAAAAGGCTTGTTGAAAACAAAAAAGATGTTGTTATTTTGCTTGATTCTATTACAAGGCTTGCAAGGGCATATAATCAAACCATGCCAACTTCCGGTAAAATTTTATCGGGTGGGGTAGATTCTAATGCTCTTCATAAACCAAAGAGGTTTTTTGGATCTGCTAGAAATATTGAGGAAGGTGGAAGTTTAACTATTATAGCTACTGCTTTGGTTGACACCGGAAGCAAAATGGATGAAGTTATTTTCGAAGAATTTAAAAGTACCGGTAATATGGAATTAATTCTTGATAGAAGTTTGGCAGACAGAAGACTTTTTCCTGCTATTAATATTAAAAAATCAGGGACTAGAAAAGAAGAGCTATTGCTTAGTGAAGAGGAGCGTTCTAAGATTTTACTTATTAGAAGAATACTCGGAGGCGTTGATGATTATGAGGGGGTTGAAGTTCTTATAGAAAAGATGAAAAAAAGCAAAAATAATGAAATCTTTTTAAAGACAATGAGTAATGGTAATTGA
- a CDS encoding type B 50S ribosomal protein L31: MRKGIHPKNNLVVFKDGSNGAMFLTRSTLNSKETIKYIDGKEYPLITVEITSKSHPFYTGQQKFVDAAGRIDKFNKRYKKS; this comes from the coding sequence ATGAGAAAAGGTATACATCCTAAAAATAATTTAGTGGTATTTAAAGACGGATCTAATGGAGCAATGTTTTTAACCAGGTCTACTTTGAATTCAAAAGAAACCATTAAATATATTGATGGAAAGGAATATCCATTGATTACTGTGGAGATTACAAGCAAATCACATCCCTTTTATACTGGCCAACAAAAGTTTGTTGATGCAGCAGGAAGAATTGATAAATTTAATAAAAGGTATAAAAAGTCCTAA
- a CDS encoding insulinase family protein — protein sequence MKKKKNFKLISKTYLEEHDAEGFYFKHGSGLEVFHLKSDSFKENAFCIAFKTIPSNNTGVAHVLEHTIFCGSNKYKIKDPFLYLLKGSLNTFLNAMTFPDKTIYPASSTIEKDYFNLFNIYADSIFNPLLKKEAFMQEGYNINPKDFKVSGIVFNEMKGSYSNKNSLINEIASSSLFEEGAYKYDSGGIPTNIIDLTYESFLDFYKKYYTLENCKIFLCGNTQTEKNLNFIEKYIIRPYKKEKSNVNINIEKVKRWGKGKKLTYKIPKENDNTLGVYTINWLCTDINNIEDSIGLEILSEILLDDSCPFIINILKSGIGEDIAHISGINTDLKESIFSFGLQNVVEKKEKEFKNLIFNELKNLVKNKIPKELIKGILFGYEFALKEEKGQNLPIALMIKSFKGWLNGLHPIKTLQTSYYINEITNKLEQGIYYFENLIEKYLIFNNHYTLISFIPSYDTEKEMEEEIEKKLMTKEIEIKQNPEEFLQFKKDYNQFKKYQNKKDSKVDIAKLPLLKIEDLPKQIEKSLYLNEIKELNLHSFKFKNNNIFNVNLFFKLNFLEKEDYIYLSLFKRALQDLSTKNYSYIDINNKIQNTLGQINISESYDEDINGNILNLFNISFKSFNHKVEESFELIKEILININFHDYDRLKEITLSLKNDFKSLLIPKGHLLATLRSKSKLKLNEYLKELQNGITGREFWQKVKTDTESLKEIANKLDNLKNKIILKNNLSVLIMGNTDDILKKLENELFNLKENLKEHNYYNGLLNIEANNKTLKEIIIIQSKVAFNAICFPSYKINDENYPKANFLEHILRSGIFWEKIRVIGGAYGASASIANGIFSFVSYRDPNFIKTYQAFENSLEELANNTMTNEEIHTYLIGLIGTNIYVKTKATEVLQSYRRKILNISDNLRQAIRNAYFTITPQEIKEISEKILTQIRHCNSIASLVNNQIYEEEKNNLEKLIGKEYNLKKIY from the coding sequence ATGAAAAAGAAAAAAAATTTCAAACTAATTTCAAAAACTTATTTAGAAGAACATGATGCAGAAGGATTTTATTTTAAACACGGTAGCGGCCTTGAAGTATTTCACTTAAAAAGTGATTCTTTTAAAGAAAATGCATTTTGCATAGCTTTCAAAACAATCCCTTCAAACAATACTGGAGTTGCACATGTTTTAGAACATACAATTTTTTGTGGTTCTAATAAGTATAAAATAAAAGATCCATTTCTTTACCTATTAAAGGGAAGTCTAAACACATTTTTAAATGCAATGACATTTCCAGACAAAACTATCTACCCAGCATCATCTACAATTGAAAAAGACTATTTTAATTTATTTAATATCTATGCCGATTCTATATTTAACCCATTGCTTAAAAAAGAAGCATTTATGCAAGAAGGATACAATATAAATCCAAAAGATTTTAAAGTATCCGGAATTGTCTTTAATGAAATGAAGGGCAGCTACTCAAATAAAAATTCTCTAATCAACGAAATAGCAAGTAGTTCTCTTTTTGAAGAAGGAGCATATAAATACGATTCAGGTGGAATCCCAACAAATATTATTGATCTCACCTACGAAAGTTTTTTAGATTTTTATAAAAAATATTATACACTTGAAAACTGCAAAATATTTTTATGCGGCAATACTCAGACTGAAAAAAATCTAAATTTCATTGAAAAATATATAATAAGACCTTATAAAAAAGAAAAAAGCAATGTTAATATTAATATAGAAAAAGTTAAAAGATGGGGAAAAGGGAAAAAATTAACATACAAAATTCCTAAAGAAAACGACAATACCCTTGGGGTATACACAATAAATTGGCTTTGCACAGATATTAACAATATTGAAGACAGCATTGGTCTTGAAATTCTCTCAGAAATACTCTTAGATGACTCTTGTCCATTCATAATCAATATCTTAAAAAGCGGCATTGGTGAAGACATAGCTCATATTAGCGGAATTAATACAGATTTAAAAGAATCCATTTTTTCATTTGGACTTCAAAATGTTGTTGAAAAAAAAGAAAAAGAATTTAAAAATTTAATTTTCAATGAGCTTAAAAATTTAGTAAAAAACAAAATTCCAAAAGAACTAATAAAAGGAATTCTTTTTGGCTACGAATTCGCCCTAAAAGAAGAAAAAGGACAAAATCTCCCCATAGCTTTAATGATAAAAAGTTTCAAAGGATGGCTAAATGGCCTACATCCAATCAAAACATTACAAACAAGCTACTATATAAATGAAATTACAAATAAATTAGAACAAGGAATTTACTACTTTGAAAATTTAATCGAAAAATATCTAATATTTAACAATCATTATACATTAATAAGCTTTATTCCATCATATGATACAGAAAAAGAAATGGAAGAAGAAATTGAAAAAAAATTAATGACAAAGGAAATTGAAATTAAACAAAATCCAGAAGAATTTTTACAATTTAAAAAAGACTATAATCAGTTTAAAAAATACCAAAATAAAAAAGACTCTAAAGTAGACATAGCAAAACTTCCTTTACTAAAAATAGAAGATTTGCCAAAACAAATAGAAAAAAGTTTATATCTTAATGAAATAAAAGAACTAAATCTACATTCTTTTAAATTTAAGAATAACAATATTTTTAATGTAAACTTATTTTTTAAACTAAATTTTTTAGAAAAAGAAGATTATATATACCTATCTTTATTTAAAAGAGCTCTCCAAGATTTATCTACAAAAAACTATTCTTACATAGATATTAACAATAAAATCCAAAACACTTTGGGACAAATAAATATATCTGAAAGTTACGATGAGGATATTAATGGAAACATTTTAAATTTATTTAATATTAGCTTTAAATCTTTCAACCATAAAGTTGAAGAATCATTTGAACTGATCAAAGAAATTTTAATTAATATTAACTTCCATGATTATGATAGGTTAAAAGAAATAACACTAAGCTTAAAAAATGATTTTAAATCCTTATTAATCCCCAAAGGACACCTTTTAGCAACATTAAGATCTAAATCAAAACTAAAATTAAATGAATATCTAAAAGAATTACAAAATGGAATAACAGGTAGAGAATTTTGGCAAAAAGTAAAAACCGATACAGAGTCTTTAAAAGAAATCGCAAATAAATTGGATAATTTAAAAAATAAAATAATTTTAAAAAACAATCTATCTGTATTAATAATGGGAAACACTGATGATATTCTTAAAAAATTAGAAAATGAATTGTTTAATCTAAAAGAAAACCTAAAGGAGCACAATTATTACAATGGATTACTCAATATTGAGGCAAACAACAAAACATTAAAAGAAATAATAATTATCCAATCAAAAGTAGCTTTCAATGCCATATGTTTCCCTAGTTATAAAATCAACGATGAGAATTATCCAAAAGCAAATTTTTTAGAGCATATATTAAGAAGTGGAATTTTTTGGGAAAAAATAAGAGTAATAGGTGGTGCATATGGAGCAAGTGCATCAATTGCTAACGGAATTTTCTCTTTTGTATCCTACAGAGACCCTAATTTCATCAAAACTTACCAAGCTTTCGAAAACTCTTTAGAAGAATTGGCTAATAATACAATGACAAATGAAGAAATTCATACCTATTTGATAGGCTTAATAGGAACCAACATTTATGTAAAAACTAAAGCTACAGAAGTTTTGCAAAGCTATAGAAGAAAAATATTAAATATTAGCGACAATTTAAGACAAGCCATTCGAAATGCCTATTTTACAATTACACCTCAAGAGATTAAAGAAATATCCGAAAAGATTCTAACACAAATAAGACACTGCAATAGCATTGCATCTTTAGTAAATAACCAAATATATGAAGAAGAAAAAAACAATCTAGAAAAACTAATAGGAAAAGAATATAACTTAAAAAAAATCTATTAA
- the serS gene encoding serine--tRNA ligase: protein MLDLKFIRDNLDLVKSSIKARGLVLDIDKLIYLDDKRKKIITKISELNAKRNENSYKMRENLDKVLKNSLIEGGKILKKQLIDLEKELERISIDFDLENKRVPNILSPDVPIGNSEEDNFEIKKVGVVSKFDFKPKDHLELGRDLDLLDFDRAREVSGSKFYYLKNEAVFLEIALINFSLNKLREKGFNVFITPDVAREFIVDGIGFNPRGDESNIYKIEDTDKYLVGTSEITLGGYYYNKIIDLTSPIKMAGFSHCFRKEAGAYGQLSKGLYRVHQFSKVEMFCFCKAEESSVIHDEFLSIQEQIFTELEIPYRVLNICSFDLGSPAYKKYDIEAWMPGRDGKGAYGEITSTSNCTDYQSRRLKIRYKDQDGQNKFAHMVNGTAIATTRVIISILENFQDEKGGVRIPKSLVKYTGFDYIPFKN, encoded by the coding sequence ATGCTTGATCTTAAATTTATTAGAGATAATCTCGATCTTGTTAAGAGTAGTATTAAAGCAAGAGGCCTTGTTTTAGATATTGATAAATTAATTTATCTTGATGATAAGAGAAAAAAAATAATTACCAAAATTAGTGAGCTTAATGCAAAAAGAAATGAAAATTCTTATAAAATGCGGGAAAATCTTGATAAGGTTTTGAAAAACTCTTTAATAGAAGGTGGAAAGATTTTAAAAAAACAACTTATTGATCTAGAAAAAGAGCTTGAAAGAATATCTATTGATTTTGACCTTGAAAATAAGCGCGTACCCAATATTTTGTCGCCTGATGTTCCTATTGGCAATAGTGAGGAAGATAATTTTGAGATAAAAAAAGTGGGAGTTGTTTCAAAGTTCGATTTTAAGCCAAAAGATCATTTGGAGCTTGGTAGAGATTTAGATCTTCTAGATTTTGACAGAGCACGTGAGGTTAGTGGAAGTAAATTTTATTATCTTAAAAATGAAGCAGTTTTTTTAGAAATTGCTCTAATTAATTTCTCTTTGAATAAATTAAGAGAAAAAGGTTTTAATGTTTTTATTACTCCTGATGTTGCAAGAGAGTTTATAGTTGATGGGATTGGTTTTAATCCTCGCGGGGATGAAAGCAATATTTATAAGATTGAAGATACAGATAAATATCTTGTAGGTACTTCTGAAATTACGCTTGGTGGCTACTATTATAATAAAATAATAGATCTCACTTCTCCAATAAAAATGGCAGGATTTTCACATTGTTTTCGAAAAGAAGCTGGAGCATATGGTCAGCTTTCAAAAGGGCTTTATAGAGTTCATCAGTTTAGCAAGGTGGAGATGTTTTGTTTTTGTAAAGCAGAAGAATCTTCGGTTATTCATGACGAATTTTTAAGTATTCAAGAGCAAATTTTTACTGAGCTTGAGATTCCTTATAGGGTTTTAAATATCTGTTCTTTTGATCTTGGTTCTCCAGCTTATAAAAAATATGATATTGAAGCTTGGATGCCTGGAAGAGATGGTAAAGGTGCTTATGGAGAGATTACCTCAACGTCAAATTGTACAGATTATCAATCAAGAAGGCTTAAGATTAGATATAAAGATCAAGATGGGCAAAATAAATTTGCACATATGGTAAATGGAACAGCAATAGCTACAACGAGAGTTATTATTTCTATACTAGAAAACTTTCAGGATGAAAAGGGAGGAGTTAGAATTCCTAAAAGTTTGGTTAAGTATACAGGTTTTGATTACATTCCTTTTAAGAATTAG
- the dusA gene encoding tRNA dihydrouridine(20/20a) synthase DusA produces the protein MLINRKISIAPMVNITDEHFRYLIRLLSKKVTLYTPMISAKSIIMGDVKKIVKQTPIESPIAIQIATNCKNDALKAIQILEKHFNFDEYNLNVGCPSLKIQNANYGACLMSKADQVGKILKTMKENTNKPISIKHRLGIRLLPSDYKNESYSEVKSFVKIISDFGIKNFIVHARVAILKGFSPKNNRNIPKLKHEFVYKLKNENKNLFIEINGGINNLEQIKKHLSAVDSVMIGRSAFENPYFIANASREFLNETDKILTRKDILMKMVEYIKEYENYLSINVLFKHLMGITFSKEGAKKFRQNLTAPFPKNLRKHEILLKAIETLPETILNSNS, from the coding sequence ATGTTAATAAATCGGAAAATATCAATAGCTCCAATGGTAAACATTACAGACGAGCATTTTAGATATTTAATAAGACTTTTATCGAAAAAAGTTACATTATATACCCCAATGATTTCTGCAAAATCAATAATTATGGGTGATGTAAAAAAAATTGTAAAGCAAACACCCATAGAATCCCCAATTGCAATCCAAATAGCAACAAACTGTAAAAATGATGCTCTTAAAGCCATTCAAATTCTTGAAAAACACTTTAATTTTGATGAATACAACCTTAATGTTGGATGTCCATCTCTAAAAATCCAAAATGCAAATTATGGAGCTTGTCTAATGAGCAAAGCCGATCAAGTAGGTAAAATTTTAAAAACAATGAAAGAAAATACAAATAAGCCTATTTCGATTAAACATAGATTGGGTATAAGACTTTTACCTAGTGATTACAAAAATGAAAGTTACTCTGAGGTAAAAAGCTTTGTCAAAATAATCTCGGATTTTGGTATTAAAAATTTTATTGTACACGCAAGGGTTGCAATATTAAAAGGATTTTCTCCGAAAAATAATAGAAATATTCCAAAATTAAAACATGAATTTGTATATAAGCTCAAAAACGAGAATAAAAATTTGTTTATTGAAATAAATGGAGGAATTAACAACTTAGAACAAATTAAAAAACACTTATCTGCTGTGGATTCTGTCATGATTGGAAGAAGTGCTTTTGAAAATCCATACTTTATTGCAAACGCGTCAAGAGAATTTCTAAACGAAACTGATAAAATTCTTACAAGAAAAGACATATTAATGAAAATGGTAGAATATATTAAAGAATACGAAAATTATTTGTCAATAAATGTATTATTCAAGCATCTTATGGGAATAACATTTTCCAAAGAAGGCGCTAAAAAATTTAGACAAAATTTAACAGCACCATTTCCAAAAAACTTAAGAAAACATGAAATATTACTAAAAGCTATAGAAACACTGCCAGAAACAATACTAAATTCTAATTCTTAA
- a CDS encoding 6-phosphogluconolactonase, whose protein sequence is MEFLYSDEENNLKNRFFDFFNMNIDQDKYASIGICGGRSIITFLSVFLKQNFSFKRSHFFLVDERCVPLNNENSNYNLLSKNFFSKMVDKNLISISKFHAFVYNETDETTSIHDYNIEFNSRFNIFDFILVSVGEDGHIASLFPSRKLLFSDVEGYQYEYNSPKFPTKRISLTPKSLFNAKAVVLLFMGLDKKCALEKFLGFNSSINECPARLLKEHPNLLVLTNIKRDKSYEGS, encoded by the coding sequence ATGGAGTTTTTATATTCTGATGAAGAGAATAATTTAAAAAATAGATTTTTTGATTTTTTTAATATGAATATAGATCAGGATAAATATGCAAGTATTGGAATTTGTGGTGGTAGAAGCATAATTACTTTTTTAAGTGTTTTTCTAAAACAAAATTTTTCTTTTAAAAGATCACATTTTTTTTTAGTTGATGAACGGTGTGTTCCATTAAATAATGAGAATAGTAATTATAATCTTTTAAGTAAAAATTTTTTTTCCAAAATGGTTGATAAAAATTTAATAAGCATTTCCAAATTTCATGCTTTTGTTTATAACGAGACAGACGAAACTACATCTATTCATGACTATAATATTGAATTTAATTCTAGGTTTAATATTTTTGATTTTATTTTAGTTTCTGTTGGTGAGGATGGTCATATTGCATCGCTTTTCCCTTCAAGAAAACTGTTGTTCTCAGATGTAGAAGGTTATCAGTATGAGTACAATTCTCCCAAATTTCCTACTAAAAGAATAAGCTTGACTCCAAAATCTTTATTTAATGCAAAGGCCGTTGTTTTGTTATTTATGGGCCTTGATAAAAAGTGTGCTTTAGAAAAATTTTTAGGCTTTAATAGTTCTATCAATGAATGTCCAGCTAGACTTCTCAAAGAGCATCCCAATTTATTAGTTCTTACAAATATTAAAAGAGATAAAAGTTATGAAGGATCCTAG
- a CDS encoding flagellar motor switch protein FliG yields the protein MKDPRLSKYKNVKNLSKKTVEEIDTLSLNKNFSDSEIQGSMLKSWISLIKGNKNKAPIESKSNNINDLKPGFIRKESKVTKIAKYFLAIGLEKSAKIMSELDDSDIILITKEISKINYISPEEKDRIIKEFEELLRNEKKYVKVGDNFAYELLNKTLGKSKAKSIYKKVTGNDIFIPFDYLSEIEHEQLWALVKDENIKTLVILYNYLNKDQKKYVFSMLGEENRREFVKDLAKPRQLSMETIEAISNKLKDRFKMQGRLKTDKLDGSKILVDILSYMDSNEEKNLLNKINMQDLNPAVDSEIREKIFDINVILRIMDNDLHNILREFTDKEIAIIIKDKTDEVRDKMLSNVSKRRKEIILDEEAFLGKISKKDLKIMTLSFINYIKNLTLKGDLTIYRKNEEFI from the coding sequence ATGAAGGATCCTAGGCTTTCTAAGTATAAAAATGTTAAAAATTTAAGCAAAAAAACCGTTGAAGAAATTGATACTTTAAGTTTAAATAAAAATTTTTCTGATTCAGAGATTCAAGGCTCTATGCTTAAATCCTGGATAAGTCTTATTAAGGGTAATAAAAATAAAGCACCTATTGAGTCTAAGTCTAATAATATTAATGATTTAAAGCCAGGGTTTATTCGCAAAGAGAGTAAGGTTACAAAGATTGCAAAATATTTTTTGGCTATTGGGCTTGAAAAATCCGCAAAGATTATGTCCGAGCTTGATGATTCGGATATAATTTTAATTACTAAAGAAATTTCAAAGATTAATTATATTTCTCCAGAAGAAAAAGATCGCATTATTAAAGAATTTGAAGAATTGCTAAGAAATGAAAAAAAGTATGTTAAAGTTGGTGATAACTTTGCTTATGAATTATTGAATAAAACGTTGGGGAAATCTAAAGCAAAATCAATTTATAAAAAAGTTACTGGCAATGATATTTTTATTCCTTTTGATTATTTATCTGAAATTGAACATGAACAACTTTGGGCATTAGTTAAAGATGAAAATATTAAAACACTTGTTATATTATATAATTATTTAAATAAAGATCAAAAAAAATATGTTTTTTCAATGCTAGGAGAAGAGAATAGAAGAGAATTTGTAAAAGATCTTGCTAAACCAAGGCAATTAAGTATGGAGACAATAGAGGCAATTTCAAATAAACTTAAGGATAGATTTAAGATGCAAGGGAGGCTTAAGACAGATAAACTTGATGGATCTAAAATACTTGTTGATATTTTAAGCTATATGGATTCTAATGAGGAGAAAAATCTGCTTAATAAGATTAATATGCAGGATTTAAATCCTGCTGTGGACAGTGAAATTCGAGAAAAAATATTTGATATCAATGTAATATTGAGAATAATGGATAACGACCTTCATAATATTTTAAGAGAGTTTACAGACAAAGAGATTGCAATTATTATTAAAGATAAAACCGATGAGGTTAGAGATAAAATGCTTTCAAATGTTTCAAAAAGGCGTAAAGAAATTATTTTAGATGAAGAAGCTTTTTTAGGGAAAATAAGCAAAAAAGATTTAAAAATTATGACACTATCTTTTATTAATTATATTAAAAATTTAACTTTAAAAGGTGATTTAACAATATATAGAAAAAATGAGGAATTTATTTAA
- a CDS encoding alanine--tRNA ligase translates to MTLDKLRKKYIDFFKSKKHFQIIGKSLVPENDPTVLFNTAGMQPLIPYLLGEVHPSGDMLVNVQKCLRTGDIDEVGDLSHLTFFEMLGNWSLGAYFKEYSVKCSFEFLTSSDYLNIPKDSLYVSVFEGDQEIPRDTETAKVWESLGIPKDRIYYLSKDHNFWGPVGSKGPCGPDTEIYVDTGKIRCSFDCNITCSCGKYFEIWNNVFMQYNKDENGNYIELDRKCVDTGMGLERTIAFLQGKSSVYDTDAFIPIIKRIEFISGKTYGQKEDDDRCIRIISDHVKAACFILADSSGIFPSNVGQGYVLRRLIRRSVRYAKKLGIKSYFLADLVDSVETIYRSFYNELTEKKDFIKKELSIEEEKFFKTLFQGEQEFIKITRNLSSKTIPGDIAFKLYDTYGFPYELTEELAFEYGFNIDKLGFDEYFKKHQKASKKGGDKVFKGGLADYTYETTKLHTATHLLHKALQLVLGDHVKQKGSNITAERLRFDFVHSKKMTDDEIKRVEEIVNLQIKNSLSVKKSIMELSEAREKGAMALFGEKYDNLVSVYEIDGFSLEVCGGPHVENTNELGTFKIQKEQSSSSGIRRIKAILIDG, encoded by the coding sequence ATGACACTTGACAAGTTGCGTAAAAAATATATTGATTTTTTTAAATCAAAAAAACATTTTCAAATAATAGGTAAATCATTGGTTCCTGAAAATGATCCTACAGTCCTTTTTAATACAGCCGGTATGCAGCCCCTTATTCCTTATCTTCTTGGAGAAGTGCATCCATCAGGAGATATGCTTGTTAATGTTCAAAAATGCTTGAGAACGGGCGACATTGATGAGGTTGGGGATTTAAGCCATTTAACTTTTTTTGAAATGCTTGGAAATTGGTCTCTTGGAGCTTATTTTAAAGAATATTCTGTAAAATGTAGTTTTGAATTTTTAACCTCTTCTGATTATTTAAATATTCCAAAAGACAGTCTTTATGTGAGTGTCTTTGAAGGTGATCAAGAGATTCCTCGTGATACAGAGACAGCTAAAGTTTGGGAAAGTTTGGGTATTCCTAAAGATAGAATATATTATCTTTCTAAGGACCATAATTTTTGGGGGCCTGTTGGATCTAAAGGGCCTTGTGGGCCAGATACTGAAATATATGTAGATACTGGAAAGATTAGGTGTTCTTTTGACTGTAATATTACGTGTTCTTGTGGTAAGTATTTTGAAATTTGGAATAATGTTTTCATGCAATACAATAAAGATGAAAATGGTAACTACATAGAATTGGATCGAAAATGTGTCGATACGGGAATGGGGCTTGAAAGGACAATTGCTTTTTTACAGGGTAAATCTTCAGTTTATGATACAGATGCATTTATACCTATAATAAAGAGAATAGAATTTATTTCTGGTAAAACTTATGGGCAAAAAGAAGACGACGATAGATGTATTAGAATAATTTCTGACCATGTTAAAGCGGCTTGCTTTATTCTTGCTGATAGTTCTGGTATTTTCCCTTCTAATGTGGGTCAAGGATATGTTTTAAGAAGACTAATAAGGCGATCGGTTAGATATGCAAAAAAGCTTGGAATAAAATCCTATTTTTTAGCTGATCTTGTTGATTCTGTAGAGACTATTTATAGATCGTTTTATAATGAGTTAACAGAAAAAAAAGATTTTATCAAAAAGGAATTGAGCATAGAAGAAGAAAAATTTTTTAAAACTTTATTTCAAGGGGAGCAAGAGTTTATTAAAATAACACGAAATTTATCTTCTAAGACTATTCCTGGTGATATTGCTTTTAAACTTTACGATACTTATGGTTTCCCGTATGAATTAACAGAAGAGCTTGCTTTTGAATATGGCTTTAATATTGATAAGTTAGGTTTTGATGAGTATTTTAAAAAGCATCAAAAGGCTTCAAAGAAAGGGGGAGACAAAGTCTTTAAAGGGGGGCTTGCTGATTATACTTATGAGACTACCAAGTTACATACGGCAACTCATTTGCTTCATAAGGCACTTCAATTAGTACTAGGTGATCATGTTAAGCAAAAAGGAAGTAATATTACTGCTGAGCGATTAAGGTTTGATTTTGTTCATTCTAAAAAGATGACAGATGATGAGATAAAAAGAGTTGAAGAGATTGTTAATTTACAGATAAAAAACTCTTTATCTGTAAAAAAATCTATAATGGAATTAAGTGAGGCTAGAGAAAAAGGCGCTATGGCTCTTTTTGGAGAAAAATATGATAATTTGGTGAGTGTTTACGAAATAGATGGATTTTCACTTGAAGTTTGTGGGGGTCCTCATGTAGAGAATACCAACGAACTTGGTACTTTTAAAATACAAAAAGAACAATCTTCGTCTTCGGGCATAAGAAGAATAAAAGCTATTTTGATTGATGGATAA